From Nocardioides daedukensis, the proteins below share one genomic window:
- a CDS encoding class I adenylate-forming enzyme family protein produces MTQAPNTPTPRDEALARLTAPGQRFEIRDEPVRGAQLPVFANRHRCLAELLEASRQHGDADYLVTEDERLSHADHYAMVAAVATALREEHGVRPGDRVALCGANSIEWIVGFWATVSLGAVAVGMNSMWSAGELADGVELTSPKVLFVDRPRSALVGETSARVVGLEPDTDREDDLRAMAARHRGAELPRAEVDEDDAAVILFTSGTSGRAKGATHSHRNVIAAVWFHLLNDAIAAELGFAMKDRRYLLATPLFHIAGLHNLAVVRLFVGDTAVIHRGRFEIDRVLRLMEKERVTNWGAVPTMLNRLLETDLSGYDLSAFRTLSVNSAPSTPGLKERIREHLPVAGASLGTTYGLTESSTGATLATAADLAIDPDSVGRPVVNIEVQIRAEDGTVVGEGVEGEVCLRGAQMMLGYWANPEATAESITADGWFRTGDLGSLVNGHLRIASRRSDLILRGAENIYPTEVEHQLMLHPDVVECIVLGVPDPDFGQAVAAVVVVGPESTVDETGLREHLAERLARYKTPSVWRITTAALPRNATGKVSRREVRLQD; encoded by the coding sequence ATGACACAGGCACCCAACACACCGACACCACGCGACGAGGCGCTGGCACGGCTGACCGCTCCCGGGCAGCGCTTCGAGATCCGGGACGAGCCCGTGCGGGGCGCACAGCTCCCGGTCTTCGCCAACCGGCACCGGTGCCTGGCCGAGCTGCTCGAGGCCTCACGTCAGCACGGCGACGCCGACTATCTGGTCACCGAGGACGAGAGGCTCTCGCACGCCGATCACTACGCGATGGTCGCGGCCGTCGCCACGGCCCTGCGCGAGGAGCACGGCGTGCGGCCCGGGGACCGGGTCGCGCTGTGCGGTGCCAACTCGATCGAGTGGATCGTCGGGTTCTGGGCGACCGTCTCATTGGGAGCGGTGGCGGTCGGGATGAACTCGATGTGGTCCGCCGGTGAGCTCGCTGACGGGGTCGAGCTGACCAGCCCGAAGGTGCTGTTCGTCGACCGGCCGCGCTCTGCGCTGGTGGGCGAGACGAGTGCACGAGTCGTCGGCCTCGAGCCGGACACCGACCGCGAGGACGACTTGCGCGCGATGGCTGCGCGGCACCGCGGCGCGGAGCTGCCCCGAGCCGAGGTCGACGAGGACGACGCAGCGGTGATCCTGTTCACCAGCGGGACCAGTGGCCGCGCAAAGGGGGCCACCCACTCGCACCGCAACGTGATCGCCGCGGTCTGGTTCCACCTGCTCAACGATGCGATCGCCGCGGAGCTCGGCTTCGCGATGAAGGACCGCCGCTACCTGCTGGCCACCCCGCTCTTCCACATCGCGGGTCTGCACAACCTGGCTGTCGTCCGGCTGTTCGTCGGCGACACGGCAGTGATCCATCGCGGTCGCTTCGAGATCGACCGCGTGCTGCGCCTGATGGAGAAGGAGCGCGTCACCAACTGGGGGGCCGTCCCGACGATGCTCAACCGGCTCCTCGAGACCGACCTGTCCGGCTATGACCTGAGTGCCTTCCGGACGCTCTCGGTCAACAGTGCACCTTCCACTCCCGGGCTCAAGGAGCGGATCCGCGAGCACCTGCCGGTGGCCGGAGCGAGCCTGGGTACGACGTACGGCCTCACCGAGTCCTCGACCGGCGCCACCCTGGCCACGGCTGCCGACCTGGCGATTGATCCCGACTCGGTCGGTCGTCCGGTGGTGAACATCGAGGTGCAGATCCGCGCCGAGGACGGCACTGTTGTGGGCGAGGGGGTCGAGGGCGAGGTGTGCCTGCGCGGCGCCCAGATGATGTTGGGCTATTGGGCGAACCCGGAGGCGACGGCCGAGTCGATCACCGCCGACGGATGGTTCCGCACCGGTGACCTGGGCTCGCTGGTCAACGGTCACCTGAGGATCGCCAGCCGGCGGTCGGACCTGATCCTGCGCGGTGCCGAGAACATCTATCCCACCGAGGTGGAGCACCAGTTGATGCTGCACCCGGACGTGGTGGAGTGCATCGTGCTCGGCGTCCCGGACCCAGACTTTGGGCAGGCGGTGGCCGCGGTGGTCGTCGTGGGGCCGGAGTCGACGGTCGACGAGACCGGGCTGCGCGAGCACCTGGCCGAGCGACTCGCGCGCTACAAGACACCGTCGGTGTGGCGGATCACCACCGCGGCGCTGCCGCGCAACGCCACCGGCAAGGTGAGTCGGCGCGAGGTCCGGCTGCAGGACTGA
- a CDS encoding ABC transporter substrate-binding protein, with protein MRGATPRSARLVAGAAAVVLSVGLLSSCASSDDDKDTPGNAATYETGLVNIPKAGDVKKGGTLSFAGYGEPAVLDPAETIVAGSTGGLEMAAIYDVLMRWDSEANTVEPQLAESLEPNEDFTTWTLKLRDGVKFSDGTPLDSAAVKFSLDRYLRLGADEAMLWSNNVKKVSTPDPLTVEFELKTKWPTFDYMLTTGPGMVVAKSAGEGKGFKPVGAGPFTLASHAPKEKITLKANPSYWDGAPNLDAIEVVFLNDPHSTWDSFKGGNVDMAFLRDPDVVDEAVSAKSPGYMNLVSLGNVAIINGTKGHPGADPRVRKAMQLAVDAKVVMERAYDGAGVPSNETFASFSRWHTDVDSLPHDPEAAKKLVEEAKADGFDGKITHLDSSDPASKATALTIKASLEAVGFEVELDLVANIQEQIQKVAIERSYDVAGWGISWREAGPYGRMFATNHSQGNLSAGMPTSPEMDALFDAFQAAESEDDQREIMGKIQAEWNELVPALVFAPSAEFLMWSKQVHGVVDSTNSLVLLQDAWIS; from the coding sequence ATGCGTGGAGCCACACCCCGCAGCGCGCGCTTGGTTGCCGGTGCCGCCGCTGTCGTGCTGTCCGTCGGCCTGCTGAGTTCATGTGCCAGCTCCGATGACGACAAGGACACCCCCGGCAACGCCGCAACCTATGAGACCGGCCTGGTGAACATCCCCAAGGCAGGCGACGTGAAGAAGGGCGGCACGCTGAGCTTCGCCGGTTATGGCGAGCCGGCAGTGCTCGACCCCGCCGAGACCATCGTGGCCGGTTCCACCGGCGGCCTGGAGATGGCGGCGATCTATGACGTGCTCATGCGCTGGGACAGTGAGGCGAACACCGTCGAGCCTCAGCTCGCGGAGAGCCTCGAGCCCAACGAGGACTTCACCACCTGGACGTTGAAGCTGCGCGACGGGGTGAAGTTCAGCGACGGTACGCCGCTCGACTCGGCCGCCGTGAAGTTCAGCCTCGACCGCTATCTCCGTCTCGGTGCCGACGAGGCGATGCTGTGGAGCAACAACGTCAAGAAGGTCTCGACCCCGGACCCGCTGACGGTCGAGTTCGAACTGAAGACCAAGTGGCCGACCTTCGACTACATGCTGACCACCGGTCCGGGCATGGTCGTGGCCAAGTCGGCAGGCGAGGGCAAGGGCTTCAAGCCGGTTGGCGCGGGACCGTTCACCCTCGCTTCGCACGCGCCCAAGGAGAAGATCACCCTCAAGGCGAACCCCAGCTATTGGGACGGTGCGCCGAACCTGGACGCGATCGAGGTCGTCTTCCTCAACGACCCGCACTCGACCTGGGACTCCTTCAAGGGCGGAAACGTCGACATGGCGTTCCTGCGTGACCCCGACGTGGTGGACGAGGCTGTGTCGGCGAAGTCGCCGGGCTACATGAACCTGGTTTCGCTGGGCAACGTGGCGATCATCAACGGCACCAAGGGTCACCCGGGTGCAGACCCGCGGGTGCGCAAGGCGATGCAGCTGGCTGTCGACGCGAAGGTCGTGATGGAGCGGGCCTATGACGGTGCGGGCGTGCCCAGCAACGAGACGTTCGCGAGCTTCTCGCGCTGGCACACCGATGTCGACTCGCTGCCCCACGACCCGGAGGCCGCGAAGAAGCTGGTCGAAGAGGCCAAGGCGGACGGGTTCGACGGCAAGATCACCCACCTCGACTCCTCCGACCCGGCGTCGAAGGCCACTGCGCTGACCATCAAGGCGTCGCTCGAGGCAGTCGGCTTCGAGGTCGAACTGGACCTGGTCGCCAACATCCAGGAGCAGATCCAGAAGGTCGCCATTGAGCGGTCGTACGACGTTGCCGGCTGGGGTATCAGCTGGCGCGAGGCCGGCCCCTACGGCCGGATGTTCGCCACCAACCACAGCCAGGGCAACCTGTCGGCCGGAATGCCGACCTCGCCTGAGATGGACGCCCTCTTCGACGCCTTCCAGGCTGCGGAGTCCGAGGATGACCAGCGCGAGATCATGGGCAAGATCCAGGCCGAGTGGAACGAGCTCGTCCCGGCCCTGGTCTTCGCGCCGAGCGCGGAGTTCCTGATGTGGAGCAAGCAGGTGCACGGCGTGGTCGACTCGACCAACAGCCTGGTCCTGCTGCAGGACGCGTGGATCAGCTGA
- a CDS encoding HNH endonuclease signature motif containing protein, producing the protein MDLLDHPTCETADAVLADAAAQRRVADDAERRILVRATQWADAHPADPESVFPFPGPVTKQTDPDDLMPQVDWDAAAEFALAVGMAPNAGEALMRDGLELRHRCPLTWDRVVRGNLAAWRARRIAQATMGRPDEVAAHVDEHVAHVGHRVGILKLEKLIDEAMIVLFPEEREAERTAALDARQVRLLEQISANGVATIIIEADLKDALDFNDTITRLAGLLKDAGCEESLDVRRALAVGVLADPARALALLEGTEPPKPTRKRATLVVHISQDAVTATCTCADSRPTASRPSASQPADARPVVARLERGARPVSVAMIRDWLGREDTALTVLPVIDDREHQAVDRYEIPDRIRQQVARFTITCSFPFCERPATACDCDHNVPFGKGGRTCTCNLAATCRRHHRLKTFGGWSYTIIDAGAHLWRSPGGRHYFRDALGTVDVTLPGEVEDHTGCFHDENSTERDRPPPRPGRWREREAQVTYARGTPCFAPDDWEPDPNDLIDETELLEASTGRHRQVQPDPDAPPPF; encoded by the coding sequence ATGGACCTCCTCGATCACCCCACCTGTGAGACCGCCGACGCGGTCCTCGCAGACGCTGCCGCGCAGCGCCGGGTGGCCGATGATGCGGAGCGCCGGATCCTGGTCCGGGCGACCCAGTGGGCCGATGCCCACCCTGCGGATCCGGAGTCCGTCTTCCCCTTTCCCGGACCGGTGACCAAGCAGACCGACCCCGACGACCTGATGCCGCAGGTGGACTGGGACGCCGCCGCCGAGTTCGCTCTCGCCGTGGGCATGGCCCCCAATGCCGGCGAGGCGCTGATGCGGGACGGTCTGGAGCTGCGCCACCGTTGCCCGCTGACCTGGGACCGGGTCGTGCGCGGCAACCTGGCTGCCTGGCGCGCTCGGCGCATCGCGCAGGCCACGATGGGGCGCCCCGACGAGGTGGCCGCACACGTGGACGAGCACGTCGCCCATGTGGGGCACCGGGTCGGCATCCTCAAGCTGGAGAAGCTGATCGACGAGGCGATGATCGTGCTGTTCCCCGAGGAGCGCGAGGCCGAGCGCACCGCTGCGCTCGATGCCCGTCAGGTCAGGCTGCTCGAGCAGATCTCCGCCAACGGCGTCGCCACGATCATCATCGAGGCCGACCTGAAGGACGCGCTCGACTTCAACGACACGATCACCCGGTTGGCGGGCCTGCTCAAGGACGCCGGCTGCGAGGAGTCCCTCGACGTACGTCGTGCCCTGGCCGTCGGTGTGCTCGCCGACCCCGCTCGCGCCCTGGCCCTGCTCGAGGGGACCGAGCCGCCGAAGCCGACCCGCAAGCGGGCCACGCTCGTCGTGCACATCTCCCAGGACGCAGTGACCGCCACGTGCACCTGCGCAGACTCTCGGCCAACAGCTTCTCGGCCATCAGCCTCCCAACCAGCAGATGCTCGCCCGGTGGTCGCCCGCCTCGAGCGCGGGGCCCGGCCGGTCTCGGTGGCGATGATCCGCGACTGGCTGGGCCGCGAGGACACGGCGCTCACGGTGCTTCCGGTGATCGACGACCGCGAGCACCAGGCCGTGGACCGCTACGAGATCCCCGACCGGATCAGGCAGCAGGTCGCCAGGTTCACGATCACCTGCTCGTTCCCGTTCTGCGAACGTCCGGCGACCGCTTGCGACTGCGACCACAACGTCCCCTTCGGCAAGGGCGGCCGGACCTGCACCTGCAACCTGGCCGCCACCTGCCGACGTCACCACCGGCTCAAGACCTTCGGCGGCTGGAGCTACACGATCATCGATGCCGGCGCCCACCTGTGGCGCTCGCCCGGCGGCCGACACTACTTCCGCGACGCTCTCGGCACCGTGGATGTGACCCTGCCCGGCGAGGTCGAGGACCACACCGGATGCTTCCACGACGAGAACTCAACCGAGCGGGACCGACCACCACCCAGACCTGGCCGCTGGCGAGAACGCGAGGCCCAGGTGACCTATGCCCGCGGCACTCCCTGTTTCGCTCCCGATGACTGGGAGCCCGATCCGAACGACCTCATCGACGAGACCGAGTTGCTTGAGGCATCGACCGGACGCCACCGGCAGGTGCAGCCGGATCCGGACGCGCCGCCGCCCTTCTGA
- a CDS encoding nuclear transport factor 2 family protein, translating to MRDEIVERLATVALALDTKDWPLLGSLFVEDATGYGKRGREAIVAQTRAHLDGVGATQHLLGNHRVTVDDTTARSLTYARVHHVGIGPMEGKFFECMGEYDDRWRRTANGWQLTHRAFDMQIMLGDFAVLRG from the coding sequence GTGCGTGACGAGATCGTCGAGCGGCTCGCCACTGTTGCGCTGGCCCTCGACACCAAGGACTGGCCGCTGCTCGGGTCACTGTTCGTCGAGGATGCCACCGGCTATGGCAAGCGCGGCAGGGAGGCGATCGTCGCCCAGACCCGCGCCCACCTTGACGGGGTCGGCGCCACCCAGCACCTGCTCGGCAACCACCGGGTCACCGTCGACGACACCACCGCCCGCTCGCTGACCTATGCCCGGGTCCACCACGTCGGGATCGGGCCGATGGAAGGCAAGTTCTTCGAGTGCATGGGCGAGTACGACGACCGCTGGCGCCGGACCGCGAACGGGTGGCAACTGACCCACCGCGCCTTCGACATGCAGATCATGTTGGGCGATTTCGCGGTCCTCCGCGGCTGA
- a CDS encoding SDR family NAD(P)-dependent oxidoreductase, protein MTGQLEGRVAIITGAGDGIGAGVARGFAAEGAVVVVAELNEEKGRAVAAEVGGSFIRTDVSQRDQVEAMVQHAVDQHGGVDILVNNAWGRASISRVENKTDDNIENALAVGFRGPLWAMQAVYPRMKAKGWGRVINMVSLNGVNAHVGTLEYNTAKEALRALTRTAAREWAPSGVVVNAIAPGAKSAAYDRVMAGNPALAAQVDGMNPMGRLGDPLDDIAPVAIFLASEGARYVTGNTVFADGGGHINGVAWQPELDD, encoded by the coding sequence ATGACCGGTCAGCTGGAAGGTCGCGTCGCGATCATCACTGGCGCCGGCGACGGGATCGGTGCCGGAGTGGCCCGCGGGTTCGCCGCCGAGGGTGCGGTCGTCGTGGTCGCCGAGCTCAACGAGGAGAAGGGCCGCGCCGTGGCCGCCGAGGTCGGCGGCAGCTTCATCCGGACCGACGTCTCCCAGCGCGACCAGGTCGAGGCGATGGTCCAGCACGCCGTCGATCAGCACGGCGGGGTCGACATCCTCGTCAACAACGCCTGGGGACGCGCGAGCATCTCGCGGGTGGAGAACAAGACCGACGACAACATCGAGAACGCTCTTGCGGTCGGGTTCCGCGGTCCGTTGTGGGCGATGCAGGCGGTCTATCCGCGAATGAAGGCCAAGGGCTGGGGGCGGGTGATCAACATGGTCAGCCTGAACGGCGTGAACGCGCACGTGGGCACGCTGGAATACAACACCGCCAAGGAAGCCCTGCGCGCGCTGACCCGCACCGCTGCCCGCGAGTGGGCGCCGAGCGGCGTGGTCGTCAACGCGATCGCGCCCGGCGCCAAGAGCGCGGCGTACGACCGGGTGATGGCCGGCAACCCTGCGCTCGCAGCCCAGGTCGACGGGATGAACCCGATGGGCCGCTTGGGTGACCCGCTGGACGACATCGCTCCGGTCGCGATCTTCCTGGCCAGCGAGGGCGCACGCTATGTCACCGGCAACACCGTGTTCGCCGACGGCGGTGGCCACATCAACGGCGTGGCCTGGCAGCCGGAGCTGGACGACTGA
- a CDS encoding nuclear transport factor 2 family protein: MSTEERLAALEQRLRELEDREAIVELIAGYGPFVDGGAAEDVAAQWTEDGVYDVDEITMHGRKQLRAMVRSDNHQGWIKGGCAHFLGPVKVTLAGDEAIAVCHSLMVVNKGGAFEQAPDFVVRRATAHHFELVRTDEGWLVAKRTSRVLDGRAESPELLVKGARGEKA; this comes from the coding sequence ATGAGTACCGAGGAACGACTGGCCGCCCTGGAGCAACGTCTCCGCGAACTCGAGGACCGCGAGGCGATCGTCGAGTTGATCGCTGGCTACGGGCCCTTCGTCGACGGAGGGGCAGCCGAGGACGTGGCCGCACAGTGGACCGAGGACGGTGTCTATGACGTCGACGAGATCACCATGCACGGCCGCAAGCAGCTCCGAGCGATGGTCCGCTCGGACAATCACCAGGGCTGGATCAAGGGTGGCTGCGCGCACTTCCTCGGCCCAGTGAAGGTCACCCTGGCTGGCGACGAGGCGATCGCGGTCTGCCATTCCCTGATGGTGGTCAACAAGGGCGGCGCGTTCGAACAGGCACCGGACTTCGTGGTCCGACGAGCGACTGCCCATCACTTCGAACTCGTCCGCACCGATGAGGGGTGGCTGGTCGCCAAGCGCACCAGTCGGGTCCTCGACGGACGCGCGGAGTCCCCCGAGCTGCTCGTGAAGGGCGCGAGGGGTGAGAAGGCATGA
- a CDS encoding LLM class F420-dependent oxidoreductase, with protein sequence MKIGIVSPIVTANPGAHSAWEGKAGIAELSRIAATADRLGFHHLTCSEHVAVPTAIAEQRGATYWDPISTLSFLAARTEQIRLMTQVLVLGYHHPLEIAKRYGTLDLISGGRVILGLGVGSLKEEFDLVGATFEGRGAIADDALAALRASLGKREPSYHGTHFDFDDVVVEPHAIQERLPLWIGGRTPRSLRRAATLGDGWVPFGLKLDELAAMLEKADLPDDFEVALGAGRPLDPIDNRDKTIEQVRRTRAAGATIVSATIAAESVDHYCEQLEALAALEEETR encoded by the coding sequence ATGAAGATCGGCATCGTCAGCCCGATCGTGACCGCGAATCCCGGCGCACACAGCGCGTGGGAGGGGAAGGCTGGCATCGCGGAGCTCAGCCGGATCGCCGCGACCGCGGACCGGCTCGGCTTCCACCACCTCACCTGCAGCGAGCACGTGGCGGTTCCGACCGCGATCGCCGAGCAGCGCGGGGCGACGTACTGGGATCCGATTTCCACCCTCTCTTTCCTGGCCGCGCGCACCGAGCAGATCCGACTGATGACCCAGGTGCTGGTCCTCGGCTACCACCACCCGCTGGAGATCGCGAAGCGCTACGGAACCCTGGACCTGATCAGCGGCGGCCGGGTGATCCTCGGCCTCGGCGTCGGCTCGCTGAAGGAGGAGTTCGACCTGGTCGGCGCCACCTTCGAGGGGCGCGGCGCGATCGCCGACGACGCCCTCGCCGCACTCCGTGCCAGCCTCGGCAAGCGCGAGCCGAGTTACCACGGCACCCACTTCGACTTCGACGACGTCGTGGTCGAACCGCACGCGATCCAGGAGCGGCTCCCGCTGTGGATCGGCGGCCGTACACCGCGCTCGCTGCGCCGCGCCGCGACGCTCGGCGACGGCTGGGTCCCCTTCGGCCTCAAGCTCGACGAGCTCGCCGCGATGCTCGAGAAGGCTGACCTCCCCGACGACTTCGAGGTCGCGCTGGGTGCTGGCCGCCCACTCGATCCGATCGACAACCGGGACAAGACCATCGAGCAGGTACGCCGTACCCGTGCGGCCGGCGCCACCATCGTCAGCGCCACCATCGCCGCCGAGTCCGTCGACCACTACTGCGAGCAGCTCGAGGCGCTGGCCGCGCTCGAGGAGGAGACCCGATGA
- a CDS encoding DUF202 domain-containing protein encodes MTQPDPGSANERTALAWQRTALTLIAGTAIMARLAVDQSGPPVLALVVVAAVLGTWVFFESAARYRHSAGHRTRPKGRGGRAALALAIATALIGLGELVLLTQTGPA; translated from the coding sequence GTGACCCAGCCCGACCCGGGAAGCGCCAACGAGCGCACCGCCCTGGCTTGGCAACGCACCGCACTGACCCTGATTGCCGGTACGGCGATCATGGCCCGGCTCGCCGTAGACCAGTCCGGGCCGCCGGTGCTCGCCCTGGTCGTGGTTGCCGCAGTCCTCGGCACCTGGGTCTTCTTCGAGAGCGCGGCACGCTATCGGCACAGCGCTGGGCACCGGACCCGCCCCAAGGGCCGCGGCGGACGCGCCGCACTGGCCCTTGCAATCGCCACGGCGCTGATCGGCCTCGGCGAGCTGGTCCTCCTCACCCAGACCGGGCCTGCCTGA
- a CDS encoding DUF202 domain-containing protein: MASSRWPAFVYDEGEEPDYRFSLANERTFLAWIRTSLALLAAGVAVDVVDLSLSATSQHLLAVLLVSAGLVTSVASWVRWALAERAMRRREPLPSFGTGLTFTLVVVAAAIVVLIGLT, translated from the coding sequence GTGGCTTCGAGCCGTTGGCCAGCCTTCGTCTATGACGAGGGCGAGGAGCCGGACTACCGATTCAGCCTGGCCAACGAGCGCACCTTCCTCGCCTGGATCCGCACCTCGCTGGCCCTGCTCGCGGCCGGAGTGGCCGTGGACGTCGTCGACCTCTCCCTCTCCGCCACCTCCCAACACCTGCTGGCCGTGCTGCTGGTGAGCGCCGGCCTGGTCACCTCGGTCGCCTCCTGGGTCCGTTGGGCCCTCGCGGAGCGAGCCATGCGCCGCCGCGAGCCGCTGCCCTCGTTCGGGACGGGACTGACCTTCACCCTGGTCGTGGTGGCAGCGGCAATCGTCGTACTGATCGGCCTGACGTGA
- a CDS encoding IclR family transcriptional regulator — protein sequence MSAVESVEVPQKNGRELPPSMVERMTLILDAFRGPTTRLTLEQVARATHLPRSTAHRILDQLVKLSWLEHTSFGYALGSRSLKLGDAGDRGSNDLRAAAAPKLHELMVRTGLVVHLAVLDDGQVSYLDKMGGRFAASVPSRVGGRAPAHSTALGKAMLAWLEPELVDDILAEGMARSTVKTIGELTTLHQELHRIRQRGGISFEKEECFAGIACVAAAVRGVDGPIGAISLVSDTKAPLERIAPLVAATARQISLTLSPELANEPRSRRGHGASATVPTPQESWSPETLGRLMAVGQGSWM from the coding sequence ATGTCTGCAGTTGAGAGTGTCGAGGTTCCGCAGAAGAACGGGCGCGAGCTGCCCCCGTCGATGGTCGAGCGGATGACGCTGATCCTTGATGCCTTCCGGGGCCCGACCACCCGGCTGACTCTCGAGCAGGTCGCGCGGGCCACCCACCTGCCGCGCTCGACCGCCCACCGGATCCTCGACCAGCTGGTCAAGCTCTCCTGGCTCGAGCACACCTCCTTCGGCTACGCGCTCGGCTCCCGCTCGCTCAAGCTGGGCGACGCCGGCGACCGGGGCAGCAACGACCTGCGCGCCGCGGCCGCACCCAAGCTGCACGAGCTGATGGTCCGCACCGGCCTGGTCGTACACCTCGCGGTGCTCGACGACGGCCAGGTCAGCTACCTCGACAAGATGGGCGGCCGCTTCGCAGCCTCAGTCCCGTCCCGCGTCGGCGGCCGTGCCCCCGCTCACTCGACCGCTCTGGGCAAGGCGATGCTCGCCTGGCTCGAGCCCGAGCTGGTCGACGACATCCTCGCCGAGGGGATGGCCCGGTCCACGGTCAAGACGATCGGTGAGCTGACCACCCTGCACCAGGAACTGCACCGCATCCGCCAGCGCGGCGGCATCTCCTTCGAGAAGGAGGAATGCTTCGCCGGCATCGCGTGCGTGGCTGCGGCCGTCCGCGGCGTCGACGGCCCGATCGGCGCGATCTCCCTGGTCAGCGACACCAAGGCGCCGCTGGAGCGGATCGCCCCGCTGGTCGCCGCCACCGCTCGCCAGATCTCCCTGACGCTCTCGCCGGAGCTGGCCAACGAACCTCGTTCGCGTCGAGGCCACGGCGCCTCGGCCACTGTTCCAACTCCGCAGGAGAGCTGGTCCCCGGAGACGCTGGGTCGGCTGATGGCCGTGGGCCAGGGCAGCTGGATGTGA
- a CDS encoding flavin reductase family protein has protein sequence MSIDLGPAPQHSAVDPMAMRRAMGIFASGVTVVTGLDDDGPVGFACQSFASVSLDPPLVLFCADHGGRSWPRIRATGRFSVNVLGEDQDELCGRFGSSRGARFDGLDWSVSAWGTPSLPHVMLRVHAEVHDVHTAGDHDIVIGRVLELEPGTPERPMLFYRGKFGVDHVDQARDGQALLESGLDWANSNRWG, from the coding sequence ATGAGCATCGACCTTGGACCTGCCCCGCAGCACAGTGCCGTCGATCCGATGGCCATGCGCCGGGCGATGGGCATCTTCGCCTCCGGTGTAACGGTCGTGACCGGCCTCGACGACGACGGCCCGGTCGGCTTCGCCTGCCAGTCGTTCGCCTCAGTCTCCCTCGACCCGCCACTGGTCCTCTTCTGCGCCGACCACGGTGGCCGCAGCTGGCCGCGGATCCGCGCGACCGGACGGTTCTCGGTCAACGTCCTCGGCGAGGACCAGGACGAGCTCTGCGGTCGGTTCGGCTCCAGCCGCGGCGCGCGCTTCGACGGCCTCGACTGGTCCGTCTCCGCATGGGGCACGCCCTCACTCCCCCACGTGATGCTCCGCGTCCACGCCGAGGTGCACGACGTACACACCGCCGGCGACCACGACATCGTCATCGGCCGGGTCCTCGAGCTCGAGCCCGGAACCCCGGAGCGCCCGATGCTCTTCTACCGCGGCAAGTTCGGCGTCGACCACGTCGACCAGGCTCGCGACGGCCAGGCGCTGCTCGAGTCCGGTCTGGACTGGGCGAACAGCAACCGCTGGGGCTGA
- a CDS encoding alpha/beta fold hydrolase yields the protein MTDELTREGTLRELQTEHGVLRYHQAGDPDAPPLVLLHGSGPGVTGWRNYRGNLARFAEHFNTYILEFPGFGVSDDTKLHPMAAALPSVSAFLDGIGLEKARIIGNSMGGVVATRFAIANPDRVERLVTIGGMGRNIFSPSPGEGINLLTDFVEDPTRERLIAWLNSMVFDQSLVTEELIEERLALALEPETLAASKRMYGRGVLQAMAKAAEKSNEAPYWAMLHKITAPTLLTWGRDDRVSPVDMMLLPMRTIGQVEVHVFPNCGHWAMIEAKTAWEATVISFLTREA from the coding sequence GTGACTGATGAGCTGACCCGCGAGGGCACACTGCGAGAGCTGCAGACCGAGCACGGCGTGCTCCGCTACCACCAGGCGGGTGACCCCGATGCCCCGCCGCTGGTCCTCCTGCACGGCTCCGGCCCCGGAGTGACCGGGTGGCGCAATTATCGCGGCAACCTGGCCCGGTTCGCCGAGCACTTCAACACCTACATCCTCGAGTTCCCCGGCTTCGGCGTCAGCGACGACACCAAGCTGCACCCGATGGCCGCCGCGCTGCCGTCGGTCTCGGCATTCCTCGACGGCATCGGCCTCGAGAAGGCCCGGATCATCGGCAACTCGATGGGCGGCGTGGTCGCCACCCGCTTCGCGATCGCCAACCCCGACCGGGTCGAGCGCCTCGTGACGATCGGCGGCATGGGCCGCAACATCTTCAGCCCGTCCCCGGGCGAGGGGATCAACCTGCTCACTGACTTCGTCGAGGACCCGACCCGCGAGCGACTCATCGCGTGGCTCAACTCGATGGTCTTCGACCAGTCCCTGGTCACCGAGGAACTCATTGAGGAGCGGCTCGCCCTCGCCCTAGAGCCGGAGACTCTGGCCGCCTCGAAGCGGATGTATGGACGTGGTGTCCTCCAGGCGATGGCGAAGGCAGCCGAGAAGTCGAACGAGGCGCCGTACTGGGCGATGCTGCACAAGATCACCGCGCCCACCCTGCTCACCTGGGGGCGCGACGACCGAGTCAGCCCGGTCGACATGATGCTGCTCCCGATGCGGACCATCGGGCAGGTCGAGGTGCACGTGTTCCCCAACTGCGGCCACTGGGCGATGATCGAGGCGAAGACCGCCTGGGAAGCCACCGTCATCTCCTTCCTGACGCGGGAGGCCTGA